The DNA region AAATCTCTCAATACCTTTAGAGCTAATAAAAAAGTATAATGATCCTTTAATTATGTTTTGCTCTATTGGAATTGCTAATAATATAACATCTTACATGAATGAAAGAATGGCTCTTCTAGGAAAGCGTTCCATAGCTAACGGTCATATCCAACTTTTAGAAAATATAACAAATAACACTATTTTATTTGTTGTATCCGAATCTGGTGAAACAGAATCCCTTCTTGATATGATACAGATTGCTAAAAAAAATCATGTCCCTATAATCAGTTTTATAGGTAAGAAGGATTCTTCTGTTGAAAAAAAGTCAGATTACTCTTTTGTTTTAAATCACGGAATATTTTTTGCTAATGTCATATCTACTTTTGAACATCTTATATCTAAAATATAACAGATATCTAATATAAACGCAATATATACAAACAATAAAAAAACATTTTTCTAAATTTAGAAAAATGTTTTTTTTAACTATTTAAACTTTGTTAATAATTCTCTATATTGTTTTACCATAACTTTCAACATCGCCTTTTTTACAAATTGATACCACTTGAAAGTCATTCCCTCCATACCTTTTATAGAGTCTACTATCATTCTTTTTAAAAACTCATACTCTTCAAAACTTAACTTTAACTCCATTTGATCCTTTGTATCAGCAACAGATTTTACGTAATCAAAAAATTCTCCTAATCCACTTGCTTGTACACCCATAGCTGAAGTTGCAAATTGTTTCTTTACCTCTTCTATAAATTTAGATAGGAATTTCTTATTATTTTTATCTAAATTAACAGTTATCTTTCTTTTTCCTTTTCCTATTCTTTGAATATTGTTCATCATTCCCATCATGCTAGACATGTTGTTCATCTGCATTGGATTCATTCCATTTGGATTTACTCTTTGTGTTCTCATAAATTCCTCCCTATATCTTTCCAATTACTTTTTCTATATCTTCAATTGAAATTGCTCCTAACCTTAGTATTTTTGGCTTATTACTCATATCAATTATTGTAGACTCTGTTCCCAATGGAGATCTTCCTCCATCTATCAATA from Candidatus Fusobacterium pullicola includes:
- a CDS encoding SIS domain-containing protein translates to MLDINYIVKKHKLNDLEKNILLYIQNKINKNQKLSIRETAKDNYTSTTVIYSCIKKIGFKSFPDLIFYIKNSNKKPNIQTEINLSIPLELIKKYNDPLIMFCSIGIANNITSYMNERMALLGKRSIANGHIQLLENITNNTILFVVSESGETESLLDMIQIAKKNHVPIISFIGKKDSSVEKKSDYSFVLNHGIFFANVISTFEHLISKI